Proteins from a genomic interval of Ptychodera flava strain L36383 chromosome 7, AS_Pfla_20210202, whole genome shotgun sequence:
- the LOC139137624 gene encoding uncharacterized protein → MLKQNQGNANGIRMGLKALSFHPFGEHQYCDGSWCGYLHKGANYKFKSLPYGRPLNDPVLKEELNSVFEGFQCAADKLANTDSTQANENFNNIVASKAPKSCCYAGSDSLNFRVGAAVLQKNDGYSYVSSVNERIGMSPGKYCVSRASYLDNQERKRRMKSQTRCAKKRRIELKANKYLKQSVQELREGDTYTTGIDLVQKTQDIQEIPSPSTEPVPRPIELTDQPVVYFDLETTGLARTSHITQLAAVGPKGCLNVYVIPRIPISEPASRVTGLAMKNGMLTQNGKPVSAVPVKQALLTLCDFLGPEPCILVGHNIKSFDCRVLYNAAVATDMVDQLSSHIAGFVDSYKVFKTSYPECEKYSQVALVSKFVGESSVHMML, encoded by the exons ATGCTGAAACAAAACCAAGGAAATGCAAATGGTATCAGAATGGGCCTTAAAGCACTCTCTTTTCATCCATTTGGTGAACACCAGTACTGTGATGGTAGTTGGTGTGGTTATTTACATAAAGGAGCCAACTACAAGTTCAAATCACTTCCATATGGTCGACCACTTAATGATCCAGTCTTAAAGGAAGAACTTAATTCTGTGTTTGAAGGTTTTCAGTGTGCGGCTGATAAGTTGGCAAATACAGATAGTACCCAAgcaaatgaaaacttcaacaacatTGTTGCTTCGAAAGCTCCCAAGTCATGCTGCTATGCTGGATCTGACAGTTTGAATTTCAGAGTTGGTGCAGCAGTTCTCCAAAAAAATGATGGTTACAGTTATGTCTCTTCG GTAAATGAACGGATTGGCATGTCTCCAGGGAAGTATTGTGTGTCACGTGCGTCCTATCTGGATAATCAAGAAAGAAAGAGACGGATGAAGAGCCAGACCCGGTGTGCCAAAAAACGTCGTATCGAGCTGAAGGCAAACAAGTATTTAAAACAGAGTGTCCAAGAACTCCGTGAAGGTGACACATACACAACAGGAATTGACCTTGTTCAAA aaacCCAAGATATACAGGAGATACCTTCCCCTTCTACAGAACCAGTTCCACGACCAATAGAATTGACTGATCAACCTGTAGTGTATTTTGACCTGGAGACCACTGGATTAG caagaacatcacacataacaCAGCTTGCAGCTGTTGGACCAAAAGGGTGTCTGAATGTGTATGTGATACCTAGGATTCCAATAAGTGAACCAGCATCAAGAGTGACCGGTCTGGCAATGAAAAATGGAATGCTAACACAGAATGGAAAACCTGTCAGTGCAGTACCAGTAAAACAAGCATTGTTgacattgtgtgactttcttggaCCAGAACCTTGTATTCTGGTTGGACATAACATCAAGTCATTTGATTGTAGAGTTTTATATAATGCTGCTGTAGCAACAGATATGGTTGATCAATTGTCTTCACACATTGCTGGCTTTGTTGATTCATATAAAGTCTTTAAGACCTCATATCCGGAATGTGAAAAGTACTCACAAGTTGCACtcgtttcaaaatttgttgGAGAAAGTTCAGTGCACATGATGCTTTAG